TAACAAGGTAGCCGTACCGGAAGGTGCGGCTGGATCACCTCCTTTCTAAGGAGCTCACACTGCTTCCATTTTCACGAATGGGGCAGCTCCTACGTTGATCACTGGCCGAGTCGGCGAGATTGGTACACCGAACGTCACCGCCTCTTCGGAGGGAGGGACTTGTAGGCCTGAGCTCGTCGGCGCGGTGTCACTGTTCCGTTTTGAGGGAGTTGGACCGCGCCCCTTCGGGGCGTGCCGGCTCTCCCCGAGGCATCCCCCGTCAACGTTCTCCGCGCCTGTGCAGCGCGACGTCAGTGCGGCCAGCCTCGGCACGCCCCTTGAGAGCTGAAGAGCGAGCACGAGCATCTCTACAAACAGTGCAAGGAGTTATCCCAAGCTAGAAAGAGCCAACGGTGGATGCCTTGGCGCCAGATGCCGATGAAGGACGTGGGTGGCTGCGAAAAGCCGCGGGGAGCTGTCGACCAAGCTTTGATCCGCGGATCTCCGAATGGGGCAACCCGGCTGGGGTCATGCCCAGTCACTCTGGCCTGAATTCAATAGGGTCAGAGAGGGAACCGAGGGAACTGAAACATCTCAGTACCTCGAGGAAAAGAAAGCAAGAGCGACTCCCTGAGTAGCGGCGAGCGAAACGGGAAGAGCCCAAACCGTCGCAGTGGTACAGCCTGCCGGCGATGCTGCGATGGGGTTGTGGGACCCACCAGGAGGGACGGCAGAACCTCCAGGAAGTCATCAAGTCACTGGATAGTGGAAGCGCTCTGGAAAGGCGCGCCGCAGAGGGTAACGGCCCCGTACACGAAATCCGAGTGACCTTCCGGTGGTGTTCCCGAGTAGCACGGGATCCGGGAAAGCCCGTGTGAATCTGCGAGGACCACCTCGTAAGGCTAAGTACACGCTGGCGACCGATAGTGCACGAGTACCGTGAGGGAAGGGTGAAAAGTACCCCGGGAGGGGAGTGAAATAGAACCTGAAACCGTTGGCTTACAAGCAGTCAGAGCGGACTTGTTCCGTGATGGCGTGCCTTTTGAAGAATGAGCCGGCGAGTTACCGTTCGTGGCGAGGTTAACCCGAGAGGGGAAGCCGGAGCGAAAGCGAGTCTGAACAGGGCGTTCAGTCGCGGGCGGTAGACCCGAAGCCGAGTGATCTATCCATGGGCAGGCTGAAGCGAGGGTAAGACCTCGTGGAGGGCCGAACCCACCAAGGTTGAAAACTTGGGGGATGACCTGTGGATAGGGGTGAAAGGCCAAGCAAACTCGGTGATAGCTGGTTCTCCCCGAAATGCATTTAGGTGCAGCGTCGTGCGTTCAGTATCGGAGGTAGAGCACTGGATGGTCTAGGGGGTCTACCAACTTACCGAAATCAACCAAACTCCGAATGCCGATACTCCAGAGCACGGCAGTGAGACCATGGGGGATAAGCTTCATGGTCGAGAGGGAAACAGCCCAGAACGCCAGCTAAGGCCCCGAATTCTGTGCTCAGTGGCAAAGGATGTGGGATTGCCCAGACAGCCAGGAGGTTGGCTTAGAAGCAGCCACCCTTGAAAGAGTGCGTAACAGCTCACTGGTCGAGTGATCCCGCGCCGACAATGTAACGGGGCTCAAGCACAGAGCCGAAGCTGCGTCATCCGTAAGGATGGGTAGGGGAGCGTCGATCACCGCTGTGAAGCGACGGGGGAACCCGTCGTGGAGCGTGGTCGAGTGCGAATGCCGGTATGAGTAGCGAACGAGGGGGGAGGAACCCCTCCGCCGAATGCCCAAGGGTTCCTGGGGAAGGCTCATCCGCCCAGGGTTAGTCGGGAGCTAAGGCGAGGCCGAAAGGCGTAGTCGATGCACAACAGGTCGACATTCCTGTACCACCGTGTCCGCGCCAACCCCTAAGGGGTGCGATCGGGGGCTGTCCTTCGGGACGAACCTGTCCCAAACCCCGGTGGGTAGCGATGGGGGAACGCAGGAGGGTAGGTCTACCGGGCGTTGGTTGTCCCGGGGCAAGCAGGTAGGGGGGTCGGTAGGCAAATCCGCCGGCCAACTCCGAGATGTGATGCCGAACCGTTTTAGGTGAAGTGACTGATCCCATGCTGTCGAGAAAAGCCTCTAGTGAGCTGACACGGTGCCCGTACCCCAAACCGACTCAGGTGGGCACGTAGAGAATACGAAGGCGATCGGGAGAACTCTGGTTAAGGAACTCGGCAAATTGCCCCCGTAACTTCGGAAGAAGGGGGGCCTCAGTAGGGTTGCGGACTTCGCGTCCAAAGCCCGAGGAGGCCGCAGAGACCAGGGCCAAGCGACTGTTTACTAAAAACACAGGAGCGTGCGAAGTCGCAAGACGATGTATACGCTCTGACGCCTGCCCGGTGCCGGAAGGTTACGCGGAGGGGTTAGCCGCAAGGCGAAGCTCTGAAGCTAAGCCCCGGTAAACGGCGGCCGTAACTATAACGGTCCTAAGGTTTTGCCCCGCTAGTCGTGGCGGGGTGTTGCCCCTCATCGCAGCAATGCGATGAGTGCAGTTGGCTAAGTGCTGGAAAACCCGAGAATCCGGCGGTACTCACGAAGTACGTGAGTGACAATCCGTCCGGTGCGGACAATCAGCAGGAAAGGCCCAACCGCGAACGAATGATCTCGGACCGCAACCAGCGGTGCATCATTCGAGTCCATCGTTGTTGGGAATCCTCAGAGGCCATACGCCAACCGACTCATATCCGATCATGAGTCGAAGAGATGGTCCGAGCCTCATGGCGACATGGGGAACGACTCGAGCGAAATTCCTTGTCGGGTAAGTGAATTGCCCTACACGCGGGTGACCGTGTGTGCAGACCCGCTCATAACGGCGAAGCCCAAACCGACTGCCTCGATTCAAGGACGAGGCGATAGGCGGTGGGTAATGCCGTGGGAAGTCCTCTGCCTCGTACTCGAGGTATGACCCCGTAACGACTGATCCCTTCGGGGAGAGGCGTCGGTTGCTGTCACACGTCGGCCGTACGGTCGGCGCATGACAAATCTAAAATCGGCGCAATACGCGGGCTCTCGAAATGCTCGTGAGACGGATCTCCCGTCGTACATCTTCGGATACGTCGACGGTGAGGGATGCTTCACGGTCTCGATCTCTCCACGCCGCACTCTTCGAGTCGGTTGGGAGGTGAGGCCAAGCCTGTCGGTCAGCCAGAACGGCGACCGCAGCGAGGTGTTGCTGGAAATTCAGCAGTACTTCGGTTGCGGCACGCTCCGGCCCGACCGCAGCGACCGAACAGTGAAGTGGGAGGCGAGAAGTCTCCCTGTGCTTCGCTTGATGGTCGTCCCACACTTTCAGCGCTATCCGCTGAGATCCGGCAAGCACCGCGACTTCGAGCTGTTCGCAGACATCTGCGAGCGGATGGCTCGCGGCGAGCACTTGGTGCCGGCCGGACTCGTCGAGATCGTGCGACTGGCTAGTCAGATGAACCCGAGCGGTCAGCGGGGATATCGACCGGAAGCGATCATCGCCTCACGGCATGTTTGAGATGAAGGCATAGTCTGCCCCGTTGGAAACAACGGATAAAGGCGAAGTTCCGACCTGCACGAATGGCGTAACGACTTGGCTACTGTCTCAACCAGAGACCCGGCGAAATTGCACGACGAGTAAAGATGCTCGTTTCCCGCAGAAGGACGGAAAGACCCCGTGGACCTTTACTACAATTTGATGTTGGGTTTTGACATATGCTGTGTAGGATAGGTGGGAGACTTGGAAGCTGGGGCGTTAGCCTCGGTGGAGTCAACCTTGAAATACCACCCTTCATATCTTGAGGCTCTAACCCAGACCCGTGAATCCGGGTCGGGGACAGCGTCAGGTGGGTAGTTTGACTGGGGCGGTCGCCTCCTAAAGAGTAACGGAGGCGCCCAAAGGTTCCCTCAGAATGGTTGGAAATCATTCGTAGAGTGCAAAGGCAAAAGGGAGCTTGACTGCGAGACCTACAAGTCGAGCAGGGACGAAAGTCGGGCTTAGTGATCCGGCGGTACCGTATGGAAGGGCCGTCGCTCAACGGATAAAAGCTACCCTGGGGATAACAGGCTTATCTCCCCCAAGAGTCCACATCGACGGGGAGGTTTGGCACCTCGATGTCGGCTCATCGCATCCTGGGGCTGAAGTAGGTCCCAAGGGTTGGGCTGTTCGCCCATTAAAGCGGTACGCGAGCTGGGTTTAGAACGTCGCGAGACAGTGGATGAAACGCGCTGTCTATAAATTCGGCTATATGCTGGAAACACCGAGAATCCTGCGCTACGAGTTCGGAAATCGAACCGTGACAATGCGTTAGGTGCGGTCAATCAGCAGGAAAGGCTCAGCAATTCTCGGTAGCACGAGATCGCTGAGAATCCTCAGAGACCATACGCCGAACACCACTGGAGTCTTCAGTGGTGAAGATATGGTCCGACCTGCATGGCGACATGCAGAGCCAGACAGAAATGATCTGGCCTCCTCACGACACACGGTCGTGTCGGAGTAACAACAGTGTCGGTCCCTATCCTCTGTGGGCGTAGGAGATTTGAGGGGAGCTGTCCCTAGTACGAGAGGACCGGGACGGACGCAGCTCTGGTGTGCCAGTTGTCCTGCCAAGGGCACGGCTGGTTGGCTACCTGCGGAATGGATAAGCGCTGAAGGCATCTAAGCGCGAAGCCGGCCTCGAGATGAGATCTCCCATCGGGTTAACCGAGTAAGGCCCCTGGATGACGACCAGGTTGATAGGCCGGACGTGCAAGCACGGTGACGTGTTCAGCCGACCGGTACTAATCGGCCGAGGGCTTGGGATCTTCTTGCCTTGTGCTCGTGCTCGCTCTTCAGCGCTCAGGTGGCGTTTGACAACGCAGAGACGAAGCGGCTCCGAAGGAGCGGCGACGGGTATCCCGGCGCCGAGCGGAGTCGATCAGTCCAAATTGTTCCGGTGGCAACAGCGGCGGGGAAACACCCGTTCCCATTCCGAACACGGCAGTGAAGACCGCCAGCGCCGATGGTACTTGGGGGGAGACTCCCCGGGAGAGTAGGTCGCCGCCGGGCTTTCTTCGAGCGAAGCGCCCTCATCGCGAGGGCGCTTCGTCGCGTTCGGACACAACAACAGCGCGGAACAAGAGGCGATTGCACACACACCGGTACGCTCCGACGCATGGCTCGCCCTGACGATCGTCGCGACGCGCGCTCATCACGTGCGCCGTCGAAACGGGGGCAGGGCTCCAAGCGGACGGGAACGTCTTCGAAGCGGGCGACGCCGAGCTTCTCGAAGCAGTCGCAGCACCCGAAGCGGATGCAGACCACCGGGCGCGACCGCGCGATGGAGGGCGGGTTCGGACCGTACGGCGCGCCGAGGGCCCCCGAACGAGAGCGACGGCCGGATGAAGCCCGACCCCAGCGAGCGACGCCGCAGTCGCGCCTTCGTCTTCGGGGCGAACGGCGTTCGGGCGGGACGTCCGCCGGCTCGGAGCGCAACCGACGGGCGGCACCCACGCGCACGACCCGCCGTCGGCGGCGCGCACCGTCCGACGTCGAAGCGGAGATCCTCCGCCTCGGGGGCCGGCGCGGCCCCGCGCTGTTGAACCAGCTCCTCGCGGCCGCGGACGAGTTCGGCAACGGCCGCGACCGCGACGCACTCAACAAGGTCCGACGTGTGCGCGACGCGTTGCCGGACTCGCCGACAACGCGCGAGCTGTGCGGCCTGGTGCAGTACCGGCTCGGCAACTACCGCGCGGCGGCGAAAGAGCTCGAGGCGTTCGTCGAGCTGACCGACGCGGTCGAGCAGCATCCCGTCCTGATGGACTGCTACCGCGCGCAGCGGCGGTGGCGGAAGATCGACGAGCTCTGGGCTGACCTCGCGGCCACCTCTCCGTCGGCCGAGCTCGTGACCGAAGGCCGGATTGTCGCCGCGGGGGCTCGCGCCGACCAGGGCGACCTCGACGACGCGATCTCGATGCTCGCGCGCAAGGCCAAGGCCGTGAAGCAGCCCCGCCCGTACCACCTCCGCCTCTGGTACTCGCTCGCCGATCTCGAGGAACGGGCCGGCAACCTTGCCCGGGCCAGGGAGCTGTTCGCCCGGATCCGCAAGCACGACCCGGAGTTCGCCGACGTGGCCGCCCGGGCCGCCGCCTTGCGCTAACTCGCGCGGCGCCGCAGCGGAGCGGAGGCGCTCACCAGCGAAGGAACACCCGCGGCCGGGGTATCCCCGGCCGCAGAGAACGAGCGCATATGGCTGTCACACCCACTTCCTACGCTGCGCTCCACTTCCTCCCTTCCCCCGAACGGGCGCGAGCAGCCGCTCGCGACGACCAGGAGGAAGCCATGACCACCGCCACAACCGACTCCGACGACTCCCTGCCCACGGTCAACCTCGTGGTGCTCCGAGGTGTCGCCTCCGCCCCGCCCGAGATCCGCAAGCTCACCTCGGGCCGGCGGATCGCTACGCTCTCCGTGCGTGTCCACGCGCTCGATCCCGGCGCCACCTCCGTCCCGGTGGCGGTGCGCGAGCCGCCCGGCTGGGTGGAGGACCTCGACGAGGGAGCCCCGATCGTCGTCGTGGGCGCGCTCCGCCGGCGCTTCTTCAAGACCGCGACGGGAACGACCGGAGCACGCGTCGAGGTCGAAGCGCGAGCGGTCGGTCGTGGTACCGACCGGCGCCGTCTCGACACTGCCCGACGCCGAGCCGAGGAGGAGCTCGACGGACTCTCCTGACGATCGATGTTCCGCCCGATCCAAGGCACCCTCGCTCTGGTCCTAGACTCGGCTCTCGGGCCAGAGCGCAGACGTGGGCCGTTCGCGCGCCGGACAACGGAGTCCAGACCCGAAGCGAGGGCGCGTGACCGCGGAGACAACGCAGCTGAAGCCGGAGAGCCTCGAAGAGGTCGTCATCCGCTTTGCCGGCGACTCTGGCGACGGCATGCAACTCACCGGCGACCGGTTCACCGATGTGAGCGCGGTGTTCGGCAACGACCTCGCCACACTGCCCAACTTCCCGGCCGAGATCCGCGCCCCCGCGGGCACGATCGCCGGCGTCTCGTCGTTCCAGGTCCACATCTCCGACCACGAGATCCTGACGCCCGGCGACGCACCGAACGTGCTCGTGGCGATGAACCCGGCTGCGCTGAAGGCCAACGTGGCCGAGCTCATCCCGGGCGGCACGCTGCTCGTCAACTCCGACACGTTCGAAGAGCGCAACCTCACGAAGGCTGGCTACCAGGCCAACCCACTCGAAGACGGGTCGCTCGCGGCGTTCCGGGTGATCCAGGTGCCCATGACGAGCCTCACGTTGGAGAGCACCAAGGAGCTGGGCGTGAAGCCCCGCGACGCGGAGCGCTCCAAGAACTTCTTTGCCCTCGGTCTGGTGTCGTGGATGTACACGCGCCCCGTCGACGACACCGTCGGTTGGATCGAGTCCAAGTTCGGGAATCGCGAGCTGGTGAAGGCGGCGAACCTGGCGGCGTTCAAGGCCGGATACAACTTCGGCGAGACCGCCGAGCTCTTCGACCACGCGTACGCGGTCGCCCCGGCCCAGCTGCCGCCCGGCCACTACCGCAACATCACCGGCAACATCGCGCTCTCGTATGGGCTGATCGCGGCCGCGCAGCAGAGCAAGCTGCCGCTCGCGTACGCGTCGTATCCGATCACCCCGGCATCCGACATCCTCCACGAGCTCGCGAGCCACAAGAACTTCGGGGTGCGCACGCTCCAGGCCGAGGACGAGATCGCCGCGGTAAGCGTCGCCATCGGTGCATCGTTCACGGGGCACCTCGGCGTCACGGCCACGAGTGGCCCCGGTGTCGACCTCAAGTCCGAGGGCATCGGGCTGGCAGTGAGCCTCGAGCTGCCCCTCATCATCGTCGACGTGCAGCGCGGTGGTCCGTCTACCGGCCTGCCGACCAAGACCGAGCAGTCCGACCTGCTGCTGGCCATGTTCGGACGTCACGGTGAGGCGCCGTTGCCGATCGTCGCGGCACGCTCACCGAGTCACTGCTTCGACGCCGCCTTCGAAGCCGTCCGCATCGCGCTCAAGTACCGAACGCCGGTGATCCTCCTCTCCGACGGCTATCTGGCAAACGGCGCCGAGCCGTGGCTCCTGCCCGACGTCGACGCGCTGCCCGACATCTCGGTGCCGTTCGCGACCGAGACCAACCACACCAACGCAGCCAGCGTCGCCGAGTTCTGGCCGTACCTACGCGATCCCGAGACGCTCGCCCGACCCTGGGCGATCCCGGGGACGCCGGGTCTGCAGCACCGGATCGGCGGGCTCGAGAAGGAAGACGGCTCGGGCAACGTCAACTACGAACCCGAGAACCACGAGCACATGGTTCGGTTGCGCGCGAAGAAGGTCGCTGGCATTGCCAACGACATTCCACCGGTCGAGGTCGACGATCCCAGTGGAGCGGCGTCCGTCCTCGTGGTGGGATGGGGGAGCACGTACGGGACCATCCAGCAGGCGGCGCGCCAAGCCCGCGACTCCGGCGTCGAAGTGGCCCACGCACATCTCGTCCACATGAACCCGTTCCCGGCCAACCTCGGTGACGTGGTGCGTCGCTACGACCGGGTCCTTGTGCCCGAGATGAACCTGGGCCAGCTGGTTCGCTTGATCAGGGGCGACTTCCTGGTCGATGCGGTGAGCCTCACGAAGATCCAGGGTGTGCCGTTCCGTGCGACCGAGATCGACCAAGCAATCCGGGAGCTGGCGAAGTGAGCGACGCCAATACTGAACCAGGCGACACCGCCGTCAAGCTCGG
This genomic window from Acidimicrobiia bacterium contains:
- a CDS encoding tetratricopeptide repeat protein, translated to MARPDDRRDARSSRAPSKRGQGSKRTGTSSKRATPSFSKQSQHPKRMQTTGRDRAMEGGFGPYGAPRAPERERRPDEARPQRATPQSRLRLRGERRSGGTSAGSERNRRAAPTRTTRRRRRAPSDVEAEILRLGGRRGPALLNQLLAAADEFGNGRDRDALNKVRRVRDALPDSPTTRELCGLVQYRLGNYRAAAKELEAFVELTDAVEQHPVLMDCYRAQRRWRKIDELWADLAATSPSAELVTEGRIVAAGARADQGDLDDAISMLARKAKAVKQPRPYHLRLWYSLADLEERAGNLARARELFARIRKHDPEFADVAARAAALR
- a CDS encoding 2-oxoacid:acceptor oxidoreductase subunit alpha, whose translation is MTAETTQLKPESLEEVVIRFAGDSGDGMQLTGDRFTDVSAVFGNDLATLPNFPAEIRAPAGTIAGVSSFQVHISDHEILTPGDAPNVLVAMNPAALKANVAELIPGGTLLVNSDTFEERNLTKAGYQANPLEDGSLAAFRVIQVPMTSLTLESTKELGVKPRDAERSKNFFALGLVSWMYTRPVDDTVGWIESKFGNRELVKAANLAAFKAGYNFGETAELFDHAYAVAPAQLPPGHYRNITGNIALSYGLIAAAQQSKLPLAYASYPITPASDILHELASHKNFGVRTLQAEDEIAAVSVAIGASFTGHLGVTATSGPGVDLKSEGIGLAVSLELPLIIVDVQRGGPSTGLPTKTEQSDLLLAMFGRHGEAPLPIVAARSPSHCFDAAFEAVRIALKYRTPVILLSDGYLANGAEPWLLPDVDALPDISVPFATETNHTNAASVAEFWPYLRDPETLARPWAIPGTPGLQHRIGGLEKEDGSGNVNYEPENHEHMVRLRAKKVAGIANDIPPVEVDDPSGAASVLVVGWGSTYGTIQQAARQARDSGVEVAHAHLVHMNPFPANLGDVVRRYDRVLVPEMNLGQLVRLIRGDFLVDAVSLTKIQGVPFRATEIDQAIRELAK